Genomic window (Staphylococcus debuckii):
GTATTATGTGCATCTGAAGATATAAAATGTGTTAAGTTATTTTTCAATAATTGAAGAGAGAACTTTTGTATTTTCTTCCCAAGATTACCAGCCAATGATGTAGATGTAATTTGACTTAATGCCCCACCGCTAATTAAATCAAAAAGTATTTCAACATTTTGTATAATTGCTTTATTGCGTTCAGGATGAGCAATAACCGGAATATAACCTTTACCTTGAATCTCAAAAAATAATTGTTTTGTATAATACGGAACTTCATTCGAAGGAAACTCGATGAGTAAGTATTTGGAATCATTCAATCCCTTAATCGTTTCTTGTTCAATTCCAATAATAATCTGATCTGTTATCCTTATTTCTTGACCTGGATAAATAGAAATTCCTAGTTCTTTTATTTCTTCTTGTAGATTAAGTTCTTCAACTCTTTTTTTTACTTCATTAAAATCGTTTGAATATTTAGTATGCAAATGATGAGGCGTAGCTATAACTCCTGTTATGCCTTCTTTTTTAGCTTGTTTCAACAAAGAAATCGTTTCTACATTAATATCAGGTCCATCGTCCACACCAGCAATAATATGATTATGGATATCAATCACTTATCTTCACTTCCGTAATAAGCATAATAGCTTGATGATTTATCTTTTGGCATTCTATTCAAGACGACACCTAATATTTTTGAATTCACTCTATCTAAAAGAGACTTCGCTTTGATGATTTCTGTTCTATTATTCTTTTCAGCATCAATTACTAGTATTGAATGCTTGATATACTTAGAATATATTTGAGCATCAGTTACTGTATTAATTGGCGGTGTATCTAAAACAATAAAGTTATATTGTTCTTTTAATACTTCAATAATCTCATTAAAATTCGAAGATCCGATTAACTCTGAGGGATTGGGTGGAATAGGTCCAGATGTCAATAAATCTAAGTTTTCAATTTCTGTTTCTTTTATTGCTTCCTCTAGCTCTACATTTTTAATAATAGCTGATGATAAACCATGGTTATTATTTTTGTTGAAAATGTAATGCAAAGTAGGTTTCCGCATATCTCCATCTATTATAAGTGTACGATAACCTGCTTGTGCATATGTAATCGCTAAATTTGAAGCGATAGTAGATTTTCCTGCTGCCGGTTTTTCAGCTGTTACTACTATTCCTTTTATAGCTGTATCAGCTGAAGAAAATAATAAGTTAGATCTTATACCACGGAATTTTTCACTAATCACAGATTTAGGATGATTTAAAGTGATGAGTTGATGTTTTAGTGTTGTTTTTTGTTTCATTATTTTACCCCTTTAAAATCTATTTATTGCGCCTAATACTGGTAAATCCAGAATTTTTTCAACGTCTTCTTCATCTTTGATTCTTTTATCAAATAATTCTCTTGCCGCAGCAATAAAAATTGCTATCACTAAACCAATTAGTGCACCAAGCAATGTGTTAGTCATTGGCTTTGGATAAATTTTTACACCATTTCCTGCTTTTGATAAAACTGAGACGTTATCTACTTTCATAATATTATCTATTTCTTTTTTAAAAGTATTTGCTACTTTATTAGCAATGATTTTTGAATCTTTTTCATTATGTGTAATTACTTTTATTTTTAAAATTTGTGATTGTGCCGCACTTTCTATAGTAGTCATACTTGAAAGCTGACTACCTGAATATTTGTTTTTTAAATCTTTTGATACTTCATCCATAATTCTAGGACTTCTAATAATTTCTGAATATGTATTTACAAGTTGTAAATCGGATTGAAGTTGTTGAGCTAACATCTGATCATCTTTTTCTTTTTGATTAACTATAATTTGAGTTGAAGATTCATATTTTGGTTTAATCAAAAAATGTGTACCAGCAAAAACTAATATTCCAAATATTAAAGGTAAAGTGATGAGCAACCATAAATTCTTTTTAATTGTATTTAATATTTGTCTATAATCAAGCATTGTTTCCATTTCTTACTATCTCCCTTACTTAACAACAATTTATTTAAATTATTCAAAACCAATATTGCGGTAATACTCAAATTCTCAACAAAACTAAATTCCCAAACAATTTATATTTGATTATAGATAATTTCTTCAAATAAGTTAACACATATAACCAATTATTAATAATAACTTTACATTGGATTTACATTTACTGTAGTTACTTATCCAATTTCATCTTGCGTTATTCCTTTATAAAATGTAAACTTTTTATTGTTAATAGTTAACATATTATTAAGTAAAGGGGATTTGAACCATGGAGATTGCACATAAAATAATTAACGGCGGTGCATTAACCAAGCAAGAGGCTTACGATTTATATACAGATACATCAATTGATACATTTACTTTGTTAGATGAAGCATATGCTGTACGTAAACATTATTATGGAAAGAAAGTTAAATTAAATATGATTTTGAATGCTAAAAGCGGGATTTGTCCAGAGGATTGTGGGTACTGTGGCCAATCTCGAGATATGAAGCGTAAAGATCGTTATGCTTTAATTCCAGAAAACGATATTATCGCAGGAGCGGATGCAGCTGCAGATAACCAAATTGGTACATATTGTATTGTGATGAGCGGGCGCGGACCAAGCGATAAAGAAGTTGATCATATTACTGAGTCTGTGCGTGCGATTAAAGAAAATCACCCTCAATTGAAAGTGTGTGCTTGTCTAGGTTTAGCAAATGAAGATCAAGCGCATCGTTTAAAAGAAGCTGGCGTAGACCGTTATAACCATAACTTAAATACAAGCGAGAACTATCATGACACTGTTGTATCCACACACACATATGAAGACCGCGTAAAAACTGTAGAAATTATGAAAGAAAATAACATTTCTCCTTGTTCAGGTGTAATTTGCGGCATGGGAGAAACTGCTCAAGATAGAATTGATATGGCCTTTGCTTTAAAAGAATTAGATGCAGATAGTATTCCAATTAATTTCTTGCATCCCATCCAAGGAACTAAATTCGGCAATATGGATGAATTAACACCTATGAAATGTTTGCGCATTATTGCTATCTTCCGCTTAGTCAATCCAACTAAAGAAATACGTATTGCCGGCGGACGAGAAGTCAACTTGCAATCATTGCAGCCTTTTGCATTGCTTGCTGCGAATTCAATCTTTGTGGGTGACTACCTGATTACGGGCGGCCAGCCGAACACTATGGATTATCGTATGATTCAAGATTTAGGCTTTGAAATTGATTGCAGCAATCTTCCTGAAGATACAGCTGAAAAAATCACTGCAACTTTGGAAGCTTAAAAGAGAAAAGCTGAGACATTATTATGTCCCAGCCTTTTTCTTATGCTACCCTCTTCGCTACAAAGATGGTTCTCTTTTCCCATTCATTAGTTTGAGGATTATAATCATCACATGTAATCAGCGTAAGTTGTTCTTTTTGACCTTTATGCTCATCTAATACACTGACTTCATCGGGACTTACATCTTTGATTGAAGTCATTTTATATTTGCGGGTTTCATCACCGACTTTAAAGGTTACTTCTGCACCTTTCTTCACTTTGTGCAGATTGGTAAATTGATAATCTCCACTCGTATTAGTGTGCCCTGCAATAGAAATGTTCTGTTGGTCCAAAGTTTCATCACCTTCTGCTAGACTTACACCACGATTCAACTGTTCTGGTGTAGCGGCCCCTGGATAAACCGGTTCTTTAATATTAACACTCGGAATATCTATGTAGCCTACTAATTGCGATTTATCCTTTGGCACTTTTGGTGCTGCTTTATGTTTGGCTTTATTGTCTGCTTGTTGCTTATCATATTGTTCGATTTTTTCGTCGTTTTGTTTACCTGTAATAAAATGATCAATTTGCGGTTTAAATAGGAAAAAGACCCCCACTAAAATGAGCAGTACTCCTATAATAGAGAATAAACGAGAACGCCATTTACCCATACTTTGCCTCCTAATAAAATTCTTGATGTCAGTTGTTAAATTATATCACGCTTTCTACCTTACATATAGCCTTTATCACATTCTGGTAATCTGCATAAAAATATTATACAATTAAATATAAGACTTACTTTTTCCGAGGAGAAAGATGATGTGGAAATTAATTAAAGGATTATTTATTGCATTGGCACTAGTAGGGATTTATAAATTGTGGCAAGATGATCGATTGCTCACTTTTATTCCGCAAATGTATCATCAATTTGTTGATGGACAATTTGCAGATCAAGTCAATCAATGGACGAATGAATATCCATTTTTGCAGAAACTTGAAAGCTTTACAGAACATCTGCCATCTTTATATGATTTACGACATATTGAAATTTCAGATTTCACTCAACATAATGAAGCAAAGCAGTGATTCAGACATGTCCGCACAGACATTCATGAAGCGACTGCTTTGCTTTTTATTTGGCATGTTTTAATTTTAATGATTCTTTATAAGCAGCTTCTGCAGTTTGAAAATGTTTGCTGCGTGGCAGTACGTGGTTTTCTACTGCATTTTCATAAGCGGCTAACTTTGCGCCTTCTTTCTTCTTAGGATCTTTAAAGACAGCTTTCAATTGCGCCTCTGTCGTAATGCCTTTCATCTTTTGCTTTTGAGCAGCAATCGCATTGGAGTCATGATGCATTTCCGCTTTAATCATATTATAGCCAGAACCCATAATAAGCATAACGAGCAATAATCCAATGATTAAATTCTTCATGTTGAAAAACACCTCGGTTTCATTTATTCACTTGTATTATACGCTCATCTCCTTGTCATCATAGTCTTTAGAGGCACTGTTCACGAAACGTTGCGATTTCCAAAGCTTTCTTTCACGAAGTGTAAAAATAGTACTTTACATATACTTTATGTACCGAGTATAATAAATATATCTTAAAAACAGAAAGAGAAAGAAGGATTTTTAAAATGTCTCAAGTACTTTATATTACTGCACACCCACTCAATGAAATGGTTTCTAATTCGATGGCCGTGGGTAAGGCGTTTATCGAAAGTTATGAAGAAGCGCATCCGGATGATGAAGTGGTGCATATTGATTTATTTAAAGATGAGGTTCCGGAAATTGACGCGGATGTGTTCTCTGGATGGGGCAAGTTGCAGTCTGGCGAATCTTTGTCTGAGGTTGAGCAACATAAGGTCAGCCGCTTAGCTGAATTGGTTGATCAGTTTGTGGCTGCGGATAAGTATGTGATTGTGACGCCAATGTGGAATTTATCGTTTCCTCCTGCTGTGAAGCGTTATTTTGATGCGGTTTCAATCGCTGGCAAATCGTTTAAATATACTTCTGAGGGTCCTCAAGGTTTATTGACTGATAAAACTGCGTTGCATATCCAATCTCGTGGCGGCTTCTATAGTGAAGGTCCTGCAGCGGATATGGAAATGGGCGATCGTTATATTCGTACGATTTTCACTTTCATGGGTGTGCCGAAGTATCGTTTAATCGCTGTAGAAGGTCATAATAAGGTTCCTGAAAAAGCTGAAGAGATTAAATTGAATGCGATTCAACAAGCGGAATCTTTTGCGATAGAATTTTAATAGGTGAATAAGTGGAGGCGGGAAGGAAAATTATTTCGTTGTTCCGCTGCGCCAAGGGCTAGGATGATTTAAATCCTAGTTCTTTTTTTGTGGATGAATATTTGTGGGGTCGTGGTTAGGGGATAGTGCTGGTAGATGGCGGGTTGATGAGTGGTGGGGAGTGGGGTGAAGGTCGTGAGGGCCTAACTGTCGAGGCTCACGACATCCGCTTATACAGTTTCGGGCCGAACTGTCGAGGCTCGCAACCTCCGCTTATACAGTTTCAGACCTAACTGTCGAGGCTCGCGACCGCCGCCTATACAGTTTGGGGCCTATGTGTCTAGGCTCGCGACCGCCGCCTATACAGTCCTCCCATCCTTCTCCGCCTTCCCCGACTCAGCCGCCTCAACCTACTCGCCCCACCCATCTATAACAAGCAAAACGCCCACAACGCTGACAATATGTACTCTCCCCTAAAATATTCAACTTCAGGAGTACATTATCACAGCGCTCTGGACGTTTTTTTATTGCTCATGTTCAAATTGTTCGAAATAATTTTCATCTAAATGGTTCAAATCTAAATGTTCGATTTGCAAGGTAGTATGGTGTAAACCGTACTTCGTTTTTAGCAATTGCTCTAGTTGATTGATGATTTGGTAAGCGTCTTGACTGCTTGTGCTATCTAAAACGACATGTGCAGAAAGCGAGTATTGGTCAGAAGTGACGCTCCACAGGTGGAACTCATGCACATCTATGACGCGGTCTGCTTTTTTCATATCGGCAATGATTTGATCGACATCGAGTCCAGCTGGAACAGAGGCCATCAATATCATCCAAGCATTCTTCAAGATTTTATAGCCGCCATTCAATAAAATCGCTGAAATCACAATACTCAAAATCGGGTCGATAATTTGAATGCCGGTTAATTTAATCAAGACAACTGCGACAATGACGCCCACTGAATTCAACAAATCACCGAAGAAGTGCCATAAAGCACTTTGAATATTAATGTTGTCTTCGGATTTCAATGAATTGTACAACAGCCATGTCAGTACAATGTTGACAATCAAGCCAATGACTGCCACTACCAGCATAATTCCGTCTTCAATCGGTTTAGGATAAATGATGCGCATTACCGCTTCATACAATATCCATAGTGAAATGACGACGAGTGCTAAGCCGTTTAAAAATGCTGCGATGACTTCTAACCGCAAGTATCCATATGTGAAGCGATTTGTTGGTGCTTTGCTCGCAAAATAAATAGCGAGCATTGATAAACTTAGTGCTAAAACGTCACTCAACATATGGAATGAGTCTGACAGTAATGCTAACGAATTAGAAACTAAACCGCCGACAAATTCTACGATGGTAAAAATCAAGGTGATGATTAATGAGGCCCATAGTGTCCGCTTCGAACTTTGCTGAACTTTACGATGTTCAACATGATGAAAATAATAGTTTCGAGAATAATTTCTAACCATCATTTTCCCTCCCTTTTATATATTCATTATGTAATACAACGTTTGTGCTCTCCCCCACGGCGAACACAAACGCTTCCAAACTCTAGTTAATCGTGATTCACGCCCCACAACGCTGTTTCACATGTTTTAATAATACGTTTTAAGACTGCAATACGTGCTGATTTCTTATGGTCAGCCGGTACGATATACCAAGGTGCGTGTGAAGAATCTGTTTTTTGAATCATATCTGCACTCGCTTCAAGGTATAAATCCCATTTATCGCGATTGCGCCAATCTTCATCAGTAATCTTCCATTGCTTATCTGGATTAACTTCTCTGGCTTTAAAGCGTTCTAGTTGGATATCTTTATCCAAGCTCAAGAAGAATTTCAAAATAATGGCACCTTCATCGGTCCACATTTTTTCAAAATCATTAATTTCATGATAGGCGCGCTGCCATTCATCAACCGTCGCAAACCCTTCCACACGTTCTACAAGGACACGGCCATACCAGCTGCGGTCGAACATTTCAATGTGGCCAGTACGCGGCATATCTCTAGCAAAGCGCCACAAATATTGGTGCGCTAATTCCACGTCTGTCGGAGCACTGATCGCGTTAACTTCATAACCGGTCGGATCCAATTTCTCACGAATACGTTTGATATTGCCGCCTTTACCTGCAGCGTCCATTCCTTCAAAGACCAAGATAAGTGGAATCTTGCGTTCATATAAGGCAAATTGGATTTCCAGCATACGTTGCTGTAATTTTTCAATTTGTGCATTATATTCATCTTTTTTCACTTTCGTTAAACGATTCTCAAATAAATCTGTCTTATAGTCTTTAGTGAATAAACCATCTCTTTCGACTACACGTTCACGATACGTTTTAATCGCTTTCTTCAAACGCTTGATAATGTGTTCATACATATTGATAGTAGCTTGTTCACGCTCAGTATAATCAATTACCTTCCAGTCTTTCTGTTTTGGGTCATTTAAGATTTTATGCATTTCTTCTAAATAAATATCATCCGGAATAACATTTTCATATTCTTGTGCTTTCCAGCGTGTGAGCGGATTTTCTTTAGTTTGACGGATATGATCCTGACGCTTCTTCTCATCAATTTCAATATAGAATTTGATAATTTCATAATGATCATTTTCCAACATTTCTTCAAATCCATCAATCTGGTCACGCAATACATGATAATCCTTATACTGCAAATGCTTGATACCATTGACTTTGTAATCAATATAATGCGCATACCAGCTGCGGAAGTAAATATTGATTTCCCCTTTTCCTGGCAGCGTATTCCAATATTTCTGCAAGAATTGATAGCGCAGATTTTCAGGTGTCGGCGATGCTGTAGCGATAAAGCTAGAATACTTAGCATCTAATGTTAGTAAGAGTTCATTTGATAAGCGCGTTTTACCCGCTGCAGGCACTCCTTCGAATACGATCATCACCGGAATTCCTAATTTATGTGTTTCTCTCGTTAACCTTGATGCTTCTAACTCTAATTCTTTAATCTTAGTTGACATATTCTCACCCCATTTTTTAACTTATCTCTAAATTAACATTTTTTTATGAAAAAATGCGTGAATGAGTAAAATTCCACTTTAGATATATTCCGATATGTAAAAAAACTTCCGCCGAAACGGAAGTTCAACGTTCATTTCATATTCATTTACTGCTGTTTGGCCTCAGCTAAAATTTTATCCATCGATTGTTCTACACTGCCTTCATACATAGAACCGAATTTCACTAAATGCACGAGCAGTAAATAGAGTTTATAGAATTCAATACGGCGCTCTGCTCCATCCGGTAACGGATAAGCTTTATCATACGCTTCATAGAATTCTTCAGAGAAACCGCCGAAGACACGTGTCGCACCTAAATCAAATTCACGGTCGCCATATAACGGCATCGGATCAAACAACGCCGGTTCGCCATTTTTCAAGAACATATAGTTGCCGCTCCATAAATCACCGTGCAACAACGACGCTTTACTCTTATGATTATCCAGCGCATCTACAATCACTTCTCGGACATTATCAAACTTGTTGAGCTGATCCACGTCCCATAAGTCTTTCTCCACAATCTTTTCACGCAAGTGATCCAAACGGCGATGCACGAAAATCTCTTTCCAAGAATCCGTCCAACTATTGTCAAACGCGACATCCGGACCATTATCAGGATAATCAAATCCGAATTTCTTATCTGGATTATGGAAATCATGCAACTTCGCAACCAACTTGCCTAACGCTTCTTGGCTGCCCGTTGTGCCCTCATCCAGCCACGTCAGAATCATATAAGCATCGCCCGCAATTTCACCTTTCGCGACCACTCGAGGCGCCGTCACCTCTGCATACTCGAAATCATTCAGACCTTCCGCTTCAGCAGAATAGAAATCATACGAACTATTCGGCTGCACTAACAAGAAATATTTCTCATCCTCCGTATCAATACGATACGCATCATTCACATCTCCGCCTGACACCGGCACGATATCCTTAATCCCTGAAATTGGTAGATTTTGTTGCCATAATTTATCCATGTCTGTATCCCCCGTTCATCATATTCTTCACTCTATACATATACCACTTTCACGCTCTCTCTAACTTCCTGGCGGAAAAGAAACCTTTGAAGAGGCACACTCTCCCAGAAAAATTCTTCTCTCTAAGGTTTTCCTTTTCAAATAGCAAATCATTCGAAATATTTAAGCAATAGTTTAGAAGTTCTATGCTATACTTATGGCAAATAACTGGAGGTCTTATATATTTCATTATGAAAAAATTATTACATCGTTGGTTTATTCAAGGTTTAAGTTATATGACTTTAGGGCTCTTCGGCTCTTTAATTATCGGTTTAATTATGCAGACAATTGGCAAACAGACGCTGATTCCTGCATTGAATTTGCATTTCTTAGCTGAAATCGGCACAGTGGCCATGGGCTTGACGGGTGCTGCGATCGGCGGTGCGATTGCGTATGGTTTAGGCGCGCAGCCTTTAGTGGTGTTCTCGTGTATTATTGTCGGGTCGCTAGGTTACGATAAATTCGGCGGCGGTGCGGTCGGTGCATTTGTAGCAACTTTAGTGGCGACAGAGTTAAGTCGTTTCTATGCGGCGAAAACGAAGGTCAATATTATTATTTCGCCTTTACTGACGTTGATAATCGGTGGCGCGGTGGCTAAGTTTATCGGTCCGTTCTTAAATGACTTTATGGTGTCGCTAGGTAAAATGATTATGTTGGCGACGGATCAACGTCCTTTAATCATGGGCATTCTGGTAGCTGTTATCTTCGGCTTGGCTTTAACAGCACCGATTTCCAGTGCAGCCCTCGCTTTAATGCTGGATTTATCTGGGTTAGCGGCAGGTGCTGCGACAATCGGATGTTGTGCACAAATGGTCGGTTTCGCAGTAACCAGTTATAAAGACAATGGCGTCGGCGGTTTGATTTCTGTCGGTATCGGAACGAGTATGCTGCAGGTTCCGAATATCTTGATGAATCCTGCGATACTGATTCCGCCTACTGTGGCGAGTGCGATTATCGCACCGATTATGACGACATTATTCCCGATGACGAATAATGCCGCAGGCGCAGGTATGGGCACAAGCGGTTTCATCGGACAGATTATGACCATTAATACGATGGGCGCTTCAGCCAAGACTTGGATATTAATTGCTGTATTCCAAATTATCTTGCCTGCCGTGGTCAGCTATCTGTTGTATCGCGTATGTAAAAATGCCGGCTGGATTAAAGACGGCGATCAGAAAATCAATATCGGTAATAAAAAAGTGGCAGATTAATGTGAAAAACACCCGGGCTTCCTCAGCTCGGGTGTTTCTATTTTCAAATCTTTATTTTTCAACGTTCATTTCTGACAAGAAGCTACGACCATATTCTGGCAAGGGCACATCAAAGTTGTCTGCAATCGTCGCACCGATTGAACTGAAAGTTGTATCACCGCTCAATTCATGCGCTTCTGATTTCAATTGAGGACTATACAGCAAGACCGGAATATACTCACGTGTATGGTCAGTGCCTGGCGCAATCGGGTCGTTACCGTGATCGGCTGTAATAATCACTAAATCGTCTTCTTGCAAGTTATCAATCAACTCTGGCAAGCGCTCATCGAAATCTTTGATGGCTTGAGCGTAACCTTCTTTATTACGACGGTGACCATACAAGGCATCGAAATCGACTAAGTTTAAGAAGCTGATACCCGTGAAGTCTTTTTTCACTACTTTAATCAATTGGTCCATGCCATCCATATTATTCTTCGTACGAATCGCTTCAGTCACACCTTCACCATCATAAATATCATTGATTTTACCAATCGCGATGACATCATAGTCATAGTCTTTCAATTCGTTCATCACTGTGCGGCCGAAAGGTTTCAAAGCATAATCATGTCGGTTAGAAGTACGTGTGAAATTACCTGGTTCGCCGACATAAGGGCGCGCAATAATACGACCGATCAAGTATTTCGGATCTTTCGTCAACTCACGCACTTTCTCACAGATGTCATACAATTCTTCTAACGGAATCACATCTTCATGTGCCGCAATTTGCAAGACGGGGTCAGCTGAAGTATAAACAATCAAGTCGCCCGTCTTCATTTGATGTTCGCCCCACTCATCAATAATCTGCGTACCTGAAGCAGGACGGTTCGCCACAACTTTACGACCTGTCATATCTTCAATTTCTTTGACTAATTCGTCAGGGAATCCATCAGGATACACTTTGAACGGCTGCATAATATTCAAGCCCATAATTTCCCAGTGGCCTGTCATCGTATCTTTACCAACAGAAGCTTCACTCAATTTAGTATAGAAAGCTTCTGGATGCTCAACCTTGTCTACTACAGGTAATGGCGCAATGTTGCCGAGTCCTAAGCGTTCTAAATTCGGCAAATCTTGCTCGAATCCTTCTAAAGTATGTTTCAAAGTATGGCTGCCTTCATCATTGAACGCGGCCGCATCGGGTCCCTCTCCGATACCTACTGAATCCATTACGATTAAATGTACACGTTTAAAGGGAGTTGTCATAATCACTCTCTCCTATCTCTTTCTGATTTTGAAAAATAATTATTCTGTAATCACAGTGTGAATCAAGGTCGGCGCTGTGCCAGACTCTGAAATGGTAATGTTGTCATAAATCTTCGCTTTGACATCATCAATATCTTCCTTATTGCTGTAAATCGTCATCAAGCTCTCGCCTGCTTCAACAAAATCGCCGACTTTCTTATGCAAGACTAAACCGACACTTAAATCAATGTCGTCTTCTTTCGTTTGACGACCGGCACCCAGCATCATGGAAGCAATGCCCATTTCATTAGCGACAATTTCCGTCACTACGCCGCTTTCTTTAGCCGGCAATTCACTTTGGTACTGCGCTTGCGGCAATAATTCAGGATGATCCACTACTTCAGGATTACCCCCTTGGTTCTTCAAGAATGTACGGAACTTATCTAAAGCTGCACCGCTCTCAATCACTTGTTGCAATAAATCGCGCGCTTCTTCTAAGGTCTCCGCCTTGCCTCCAAGCACTACCATTTGCGAACCTAATGTCATGACAAGTTCTGTTAAATCATCCGGTCCTTCACCACGCAATGTATCCCTCGCTTCTTTCAATTCTAAAGCATTTCCGATAGCATAACCTAAAGGCTGGCTCATATCCGAAATAATCGCCATCGTTTGACGACCAACATTATTACCGATCTTCACCATTGCATGCGCCAAAGCTTCAGCATCTGCCAACGTCTTCATAAACGCACCGTTACCTGTCTTCACGTCCAAGACAATCGCATCCGCACCTGCCGCTATCTTCTTACTCATAATAGAAGATGCAATCAAAGGAATAGAATTCACTGTACCCGTTACATCACGCAACGCATACAATTTCTTATCCGCCGGCGTTAAATTACCCGATTGACCAATAACCG
Coding sequences:
- a CDS encoding PTS transporter subunit IIC produces the protein MKKLLHRWFIQGLSYMTLGLFGSLIIGLIMQTIGKQTLIPALNLHFLAEIGTVAMGLTGAAIGGAIAYGLGAQPLVVFSCIIVGSLGYDKFGGGAVGAFVATLVATELSRFYAAKTKVNIIISPLLTLIIGGAVAKFIGPFLNDFMVSLGKMIMLATDQRPLIMGILVAVIFGLALTAPISSAALALMLDLSGLAAGAATIGCCAQMVGFAVTSYKDNGVGGLISVGIGTSMLQVPNILMNPAILIPPTVASAIIAPIMTTLFPMTNNAAGAGMGTSGFIGQIMTINTMGASAKTWILIAVFQIILPAVVSYLLYRVCKNAGWIKDGDQKINIGNKKVAD
- the deoB gene encoding phosphopentomutase, with product MTTPFKRVHLIVMDSVGIGEGPDAAAFNDEGSHTLKHTLEGFEQDLPNLERLGLGNIAPLPVVDKVEHPEAFYTKLSEASVGKDTMTGHWEIMGLNIMQPFKVYPDGFPDELVKEIEDMTGRKVVANRPASGTQIIDEWGEHQMKTGDLIVYTSADPVLQIAAHEDVIPLEELYDICEKVRELTKDPKYLIGRIIARPYVGEPGNFTRTSNRHDYALKPFGRTVMNELKDYDYDVIAIGKINDIYDGEGVTEAIRTKNNMDGMDQLIKVVKKDFTGISFLNLVDFDALYGHRRNKEGYAQAIKDFDERLPELIDNLQEDDLVIITADHGNDPIAPGTDHTREYIPVLLYSPQLKSEAHELSGDTTFSSIGATIADNFDVPLPEYGRSFLSEMNVEK
- a CDS encoding pyrimidine-nucleoside phosphorylase, with amino-acid sequence MRMVDLIDKKRDGESLSAEEIKWMIAEYTKGNIPDYQMSSMAMAIYFQDMNNDERAELTMAMVHSGDEIDLSAIEGTKVDKHSTGGVGDTTTLVLAPLVAAVGVPVAKMSGRGLGHTGGTIDKLESVDGFHVEIAEDDFIRLVNEDKLAVIGQSGNLTPADKKLYALRDVTGTVNSIPLIASSIMSKKIAAGADAIVLDVKTGNGAFMKTLADAEALAHAMVKIGNNVGRQTMAIISDMSQPLGYAIGNALELKEARDTLRGEGPDDLTELVMTLGSQMVVLGGKAETLEEARDLLQQVIESGAALDKFRTFLKNQGGNPEVVDHPELLPQAQYQSELPAKESGVVTEIVANEMGIASMMLGAGRQTKEDDIDLSVGLVLHKKVGDFVEAGESLMTIYSNKEDIDDVKAKIYDNITISESGTAPTLIHTVITE